One window of Candidatus Cloacimonadaceae bacterium genomic DNA carries:
- the speD gene encoding adenosylmethionine decarboxylase — MQALGIQILVEFYECDTEILKDEKYIAEAMIKACEIGQATVVSHTFHSFSPFGVSGVVVIAESHVAIHTWPEYGYAAVDIFTCGETIDPWALFNHLKDAFKSKHSSKMELKRGLFDTHGAKLMHKPEGA, encoded by the coding sequence ATGCAAGCACTTGGAATACAAATACTCGTGGAATTCTACGAATGCGATACAGAGATATTGAAGGACGAAAAATACATCGCCGAAGCGATGATCAAAGCCTGCGAAATCGGACAGGCAACCGTCGTCTCCCATACCTTTCATTCTTTCTCGCCATTTGGCGTGAGCGGCGTCGTCGTAATCGCTGAATCCCACGTGGCAATTCACACCTGGCCCGAATATGGATACGCCGCCGTGGATATCTTCACTTGCGGCGAGACCATCGATCCCTGGGCGCTGTTCAATCATCTCAAAGATGCCTTTAAGAGCAAGCACTCCAGCAAGATGGAACTCAAACGCGGTCTCTTTGACACTCATGGCGCCAAGCTAATGCACAAGCCGGAGGGCGCTTGA
- the speE gene encoding polyamine aminopropyltransferase produces MSDSARWHTDFHSPGRGLTFAVIKSLHVEESVYQKIEIIDTPDFGTVMLLDGVLMLTTVDEFVYHEMLCHPTLFTHPRPERVLIIGGGDCGTLKRVLSHPGVKQATQVEIDEMVTRVSRKYFPELTASEQDPRASLIFRDGIEYLKQNMAAFDVILVDSTDPVGPAEGLFHTDFYQNCFDSLKPDGMLCIQSESPYIPDLQKVIRKSNQSLRSIFPAVYAYTAAIQTYQAGLWMYQMASKVHDPFAKDVFPRINEYSGELKYYNADIHRACFALPQFAKALIG; encoded by the coding sequence TTGAGCGATTCCGCTCGCTGGCACACAGACTTTCACAGTCCGGGACGCGGATTGACCTTTGCCGTGATAAAAAGTTTGCACGTTGAGGAGAGCGTCTATCAAAAGATCGAGATCATCGACACCCCGGATTTTGGCACCGTCATGCTGTTGGACGGAGTGTTGATGCTCACCACCGTTGATGAATTCGTCTATCACGAAATGCTTTGCCATCCCACGCTGTTCACTCATCCTCGACCGGAAAGGGTGCTGATAATTGGCGGTGGAGATTGCGGAACGCTGAAACGCGTGCTTTCCCATCCAGGGGTCAAACAAGCCACGCAGGTGGAGATCGATGAGATGGTCACCCGCGTTTCCCGCAAGTATTTTCCCGAACTGACCGCCTCAGAACAAGATCCGCGGGCAAGCTTGATCTTCCGCGATGGAATCGAGTATCTGAAACAAAACATGGCTGCTTTCGACGTCATTTTGGTGGATTCCACCGATCCGGTCGGACCCGCGGAAGGGCTTTTTCACACCGATTTCTATCAAAATTGTTTCGATTCACTGAAGCCGGACGGCATGCTCTGCATTCAGAGCGAAAGCCCCTATATCCCCGATCTGCAAAAGGTTATCAGAAAAAGCAATCAAAGCCTGAGATCGATCTTTCCTGCCGTCTATGCATACACAGCCGCGATCCAAACCTATCAAGCTGGGCTGTGGATGTATCAGATGGCGTCAAAAGTCCACGATCCATTTGCCAAAGATGTTTTCCCGCGTATTAATGAGTATTCGGGAGAGCTGAAATACTATAACGCGGATATCCATCGCGCTTGCTTTGCCCTGCCCCAATTCGCCAAAGCGCTAATCGGATAA
- a CDS encoding peptidylprolyl isomerase, with amino-acid sequence MKIRFYIIVLILALLAASPLCALRFARWNTSMGSFTVELYNDLVPITANNFISLTNSGFYNGLIFHRVINGFVIQDGCPYGTGYGGPGYTIMDEFHPDLNHNQAGILAMARTNAPNSAGSQYYFTLAPQPHLNGNYAVFGKVIEGLANVLAIGAVPTNANNLPLTPVTINTLSILDLSIVNISPSPTETIYCSAGIPQMFIVEAVANHSPLHFNWSVDGTPSTNFDDFIFETVFSQSGNHQVQCTVSSDDWQHTINWSLVVGSAISDETVPQIPQILHIHPNPSKSGIKASFTTAEPGLFDIEVFDLRGRIIHRETAFLSAIGMNT; translated from the coding sequence ATGAAGATCAGGTTTTATATCATTGTATTGATACTGGCGCTGTTGGCGGCGAGCCCGCTCTGTGCCTTGCGTTTCGCCCGTTGGAACACATCCATGGGCTCTTTTACCGTTGAGCTCTATAACGATCTGGTACCGATCACTGCAAACAACTTTATCTCTCTAACCAACAGCGGATTCTACAATGGGTTGATCTTTCACCGGGTGATCAACGGATTCGTCATTCAAGACGGCTGTCCTTACGGAACTGGTTATGGGGGACCGGGCTACACGATCATGGATGAGTTTCATCCCGATCTCAATCACAACCAAGCCGGCATCCTTGCCATGGCGAGAACCAATGCGCCAAACTCTGCCGGCTCGCAATACTACTTTACTCTGGCACCGCAGCCTCATCTCAATGGAAATTATGCCGTCTTTGGAAAGGTGATTGAAGGGCTCGCAAACGTCCTCGCCATCGGAGCAGTGCCTACGAACGCCAATAATCTTCCCCTCACGCCGGTCACGATAAACACGCTGAGCATACTTGATCTGTCTATCGTAAATATCTCGCCCTCCCCAACCGAGACGATCTATTGCTCCGCGGGAATCCCCCAAATGTTTATCGTGGAAGCGGTTGCAAACCATTCGCCGCTGCATTTCAACTGGTCGGTGGATGGAACTCCCTCGACTAATTTCGATGACTTTATCTTTGAAACTGTCTTCAGCCAAAGCGGAAACCATCAGGTGCAATGCACCGTCAGCAGCGACGACTGGCAGCATACAATCAATTGGAGCCTCGTGGTCGGCTCAGCAATCTCGGATGAGACAGTTCCCCAGATTCCCCAGATTCTGCACATTCACCCCAATCCTTCCAAAAGCGGAATCAAAGCAAGTTTTACTACTGCCGAACCGGGATTATTTGATATAGAGGTGTTCGATCTCAGGGGTCGAATCATCCATCGTGAAACCGCATTCCTCTCTGCCATAGGCATGAACACGTAG